One segment of Terriglobia bacterium DNA contains the following:
- a CDS encoding 4Fe-4S dicluster domain-containing protein: protein MAIRANPRLIDELELYGAQDVQKCYHCGNCSATCPFSAGPFLFPRKSMRYLQMGLEDKLRGNLEPWLCYYCGECSEQCPREAEPGETMMSMRRWLTSRYDFTGISRLFYRSWKAELTGILLVALLTGLGFSLFGASRGRLGVVDGPGAFLPSSAIHKFDWALGMFLLALLLSNCARMWWFCIGREGKLHIPLASYVRQAWLLPVHFLTQKRYRECERKSPWAIHLALMLSYLTMLILIMFFLHLVQREPIDLRVHVFGWLATVGLLGTTAYAIFGRIKKTQPQYKHSHETDWIFLVLLVYVVTTGILQHILHRAGLPVATNVTYVIHMMGVVPMLGLEVPFSKWAHLAYRPLGMYFAGIQAEAIEEKERLAGAMPKAQVA from the coding sequence ATGGCGATTCGAGCCAACCCCAGGCTGATCGACGAGCTGGAGCTGTACGGCGCGCAGGACGTGCAGAAGTGCTACCACTGCGGCAACTGCAGCGCGACCTGCCCGTTCTCGGCCGGGCCGTTCCTGTTTCCCAGGAAGTCCATGCGCTACCTCCAGATGGGGCTGGAGGACAAGCTCCGGGGGAATCTCGAGCCCTGGCTGTGCTACTACTGCGGGGAGTGCTCCGAGCAGTGCCCGCGGGAGGCGGAGCCCGGCGAGACCATGATGAGCATGCGCCGGTGGCTCACCTCCCGGTACGACTTCACCGGAATCTCACGGCTGTTCTACCGGTCGTGGAAGGCCGAGCTGACCGGGATCCTCCTGGTCGCGCTGCTGACCGGATTGGGCTTTTCCCTCTTCGGCGCCTCCCGAGGCCGCCTCGGCGTCGTCGACGGCCCCGGGGCGTTCCTCCCCTCCTCCGCGATCCACAAGTTCGACTGGGCACTGGGGATGTTCCTGCTGGCGCTCCTGCTCTCGAACTGCGCGCGGATGTGGTGGTTCTGCATCGGCCGCGAGGGGAAGCTCCACATCCCGCTGGCGAGCTACGTTCGGCAGGCCTGGCTCCTCCCGGTGCACTTCCTCACCCAGAAGCGCTACCGCGAGTGTGAGCGCAAGAGCCCCTGGGCGATCCACCTGGCGCTGATGCTCAGCTACCTGACCATGCTGATCCTGATCATGTTCTTCCTGCACCTGGTGCAGCGGGAGCCGATCGACCTCAGGGTGCACGTCTTCGGATGGCTCGCGACGGTGGGGCTCCTCGGCACCACCGCGTACGCAATCTTCGGCAGGATCAAGAAGACCCAGCCCCAGTACAAGCACTCCCACGAGACCGACTGGATCTTCCTGGTGCTGCTCGTGTACGTGGTGACCACCGGGATCCTCCAGCACATTCTCCACCGGGCCGGCCTCCCCGTCGCGACCAACGTCACGTACGTGATCCACATGATGGGGGTCGTCCCGATGCTTGGCCTCGAGGTCCCGTTCAGCAAGTGGGCCCACCTCGCTTACCGTCCACTGGGGATGTACTTCGCGGGGATCCAGGCGGAGGCGATCGAGGAAAAGGAGCGGCTCGCCGGCGCCATGCCGAAGGCGCAGGTGGCCTGA
- a CDS encoding hydrogenase iron-sulfur subunit, with protein MGFEPRIVGFLCNWCSYTGADLAGTSRIKYQPNVRAIRVMCSARVDPQFVLRAFASGADGVLLCGCHPGDCHYSEGNYKTARRIPLLKRLLADFGIEDDRLRLEWVSASEGRRYADVVDDMTNRIRALGPCKVRTVLATDRVER; from the coding sequence ATGGGCTTCGAGCCGAGGATAGTCGGCTTTCTCTGCAACTGGTGCTCCTACACCGGTGCCGACCTCGCGGGGACCAGTCGCATCAAGTACCAGCCCAACGTCCGGGCGATCCGGGTCATGTGCTCCGCGCGGGTGGACCCGCAGTTCGTTCTCAGGGCCTTCGCGTCGGGCGCCGACGGGGTGCTGCTGTGCGGCTGCCATCCGGGCGACTGCCACTACTCCGAGGGGAATTACAAGACCGCCCGCCGCATCCCGCTCCTGAAGCGCTTGCTCGCCGATTTCGGGATCGAGGACGACCGGCTCCGCCTCGAGTGGGTCAGCGCCAGCGAGGGGCGGAGGTACGCGGACGTGGTGGACGACATGACCAACCGGATCCGGGCGCTGGGACCGTGCAAGGTGCGCACGGTCCTCGCCACGGACCGGGTGGAGAGGTGA
- a CDS encoding CoB--CoM heterodisulfide reductase iron-sulfur subunit A family protein — MDDCKIGVYVCNCGTNIAKVVDCDALAKAASEMPHVAVARSYKYMCSTPGQEMIVQDIKDLGLDRVVVSACSPRMHEPTFRKALQTGGINPYYLEMANIREQCSWVHEDPRAATEKAAALTGAAVRRVPFHEPLEKRYVDMCSTTLVLGGGIAGLTAALELGESGQPVLLVEKTDHLGGNLARVDLTAPYLDSARDILRDRIARVMANPKIRVLLRAELTEFQGYVGNFTARILSPEGPIEAPVGSAVVCTGYREFDAAQIEEYGYGRLPNVITSFEFETMLREGRVQTRGGRVPQYVALIHCVGSRSSRWHGYCSRVCCMTALKYGHEIKSAIPGSYVYDLYIDMHAFGKGCEDFYKRSAEIKTMFLMYKKGEHPEIVASGPDDDCEMLIKVHEMLSGEEIEVPADLVVLMVGMEAREDAGRVARLVNISQDKDGWFIESHPKLDPVATTTDGVFIAGACQAPKGIPGSVAQAEAASARILAKIVHGRIEVDAVFAEVDEDRCSGCRMCNELCPYTAIEYDEAKRRSHVISAMCKACGCCVAACPSGAIKGRHFTDRQIQAEIEGVLEWASSRG, encoded by the coding sequence ATGGACGATTGCAAGATCGGCGTCTACGTTTGCAACTGCGGGACGAACATCGCCAAGGTGGTGGACTGCGACGCGCTGGCCAAGGCGGCCTCCGAGATGCCCCACGTGGCCGTGGCGCGCTCGTACAAGTACATGTGCTCCACCCCCGGCCAGGAGATGATCGTCCAGGACATCAAGGACCTCGGCCTCGACCGGGTCGTGGTCTCCGCGTGCAGCCCGCGCATGCACGAGCCGACCTTCAGGAAGGCGCTCCAGACCGGCGGCATCAATCCCTACTACCTCGAGATGGCGAACATCCGCGAGCAATGCAGCTGGGTCCACGAGGACCCGAGGGCCGCCACCGAGAAAGCGGCAGCACTGACCGGCGCGGCGGTCCGAAGGGTTCCCTTCCACGAGCCGCTGGAGAAGCGCTACGTGGACATGTGCTCGACCACCCTGGTGCTCGGCGGCGGGATCGCGGGCCTGACCGCGGCCCTCGAGCTTGGCGAATCCGGCCAGCCGGTGCTCCTCGTCGAGAAGACGGACCACCTGGGCGGCAACCTCGCCCGGGTGGACCTGACCGCGCCGTACCTCGACTCGGCGCGGGACATCCTGCGGGATCGGATCGCGCGGGTGATGGCGAATCCGAAGATCCGCGTCCTGCTCCGCGCCGAGCTCACCGAGTTCCAGGGATACGTCGGCAACTTCACAGCCCGGATCCTCTCTCCGGAAGGCCCGATCGAGGCGCCGGTGGGCTCCGCGGTCGTCTGCACCGGCTACCGCGAGTTCGACGCAGCGCAGATCGAGGAGTACGGCTACGGCCGCCTCCCGAACGTGATCACCTCCTTCGAATTCGAGACGATGCTGCGCGAGGGGCGGGTCCAGACCCGCGGCGGCCGCGTCCCGCAGTACGTCGCGCTGATCCACTGCGTGGGGAGCCGGAGCTCGAGGTGGCACGGCTACTGCTCCCGCGTCTGCTGCATGACCGCCCTGAAGTACGGGCACGAGATCAAGTCGGCGATCCCGGGGAGCTACGTCTACGACCTGTACATCGACATGCACGCGTTCGGGAAGGGGTGCGAGGACTTCTACAAGCGCTCCGCCGAGATAAAGACGATGTTCCTCATGTACAAGAAGGGGGAACATCCCGAGATCGTCGCGTCGGGCCCGGACGACGACTGCGAGATGCTCATCAAGGTGCACGAGATGCTCTCCGGCGAGGAGATCGAGGTCCCCGCCGACCTCGTAGTCCTGATGGTGGGCATGGAGGCCCGCGAGGACGCCGGCCGGGTGGCGCGCCTCGTGAACATCAGCCAGGACAAGGACGGCTGGTTCATCGAGAGCCACCCGAAGCTCGACCCGGTGGCCACCACGACCGACGGCGTCTTCATCGCGGGGGCCTGCCAGGCCCCGAAGGGGATCCCCGGGTCGGTGGCCCAGGCCGAGGCCGCCTCCGCCCGGATCCTCGCGAAGATCGTGCACGGCCGGATCGAGGTGGACGCGGTGTTCGCCGAGGTGGACGAGGACCGCTGCTCCGGCTGCAGGATGTGCAACGAGCTGTGCCCGTACACGGCCATCGAGTACGACGAGGCGAAGCGCCGGAGTCACGTGATCAGCGCCATGTGCAAGGCGTGCGGGTGCTGCGTCGCCGCCTGCCCCTCCGGGGCGATCAAGGGACGACACTTCACCGACCGGCAGATCCAGGCTGAAATCGAGGGGGTGCTGGAATGGGCTTCGAGCCGAGGATAG
- a CDS encoding oxidoreductase, with product MADRKLQIALYWGAACGGCDVAVLDTHEFILDIAALADIRLWPIATDGKYADIEAMEDRELDVTFFNGAVRNSENEHVAKLLRRKSRVLVAFGSCAHLGGIPGLANQVTKEEIFDRAYLDNPSIQPGNRTTPLTLTHVDAGDLTIPQFYQRVYKLGDVVEVDYLLPGCPPAPDQVKATILAIAGGNLPPLGSVVGASDRALCDDCKRVKKEKKVKRFYRPWEILQDPELCLMEQGILCSGSATRSGCGVRCPNSGMPCRGCYGPAPGVTDQGAKLLSAVSSIIDSRDPAEIDRILDGLPDFLGYAYRFALPASLLQRSIR from the coding sequence ATGGCCGACCGCAAGCTCCAGATCGCGCTCTACTGGGGAGCCGCCTGCGGCGGTTGCGACGTCGCCGTCCTGGACACCCACGAGTTCATCCTCGACATCGCGGCGCTGGCCGACATCCGGCTCTGGCCGATCGCGACCGACGGGAAGTACGCGGACATCGAGGCGATGGAGGACCGCGAGCTGGACGTGACGTTCTTCAACGGCGCGGTGCGCAACAGCGAGAACGAGCACGTCGCGAAGCTCCTGCGCCGGAAGAGCAGGGTCCTGGTCGCGTTCGGCTCCTGCGCGCACCTGGGCGGGATCCCCGGCCTCGCCAACCAGGTCACCAAGGAAGAGATCTTCGACCGGGCGTACCTCGACAACCCGTCGATCCAGCCCGGCAACCGCACCACTCCGCTCACCCTGACTCACGTGGACGCGGGCGACCTCACGATCCCGCAGTTCTACCAGCGAGTGTACAAGCTCGGCGACGTGGTCGAGGTGGATTACCTCCTCCCCGGCTGCCCTCCCGCCCCGGACCAGGTGAAGGCCACGATCCTCGCCATCGCCGGCGGCAACCTCCCGCCCTTGGGCTCCGTGGTCGGGGCCTCGGACCGGGCCCTCTGCGACGACTGCAAGCGGGTCAAGAAGGAGAAGAAGGTCAAGCGCTTCTACCGACCTTGGGAGATCCTCCAGGACCCCGAGCTGTGCCTCATGGAGCAGGGGATCCTCTGCTCCGGCTCCGCGACCCGCTCCGGGTGCGGCGTCCGCTGCCCGAACAGCGGGATGCCCTGCCGCGGCTGCTACGGTCCCGCTCCCGGCGTGACCGACCAGGGGGCGAAGCTCCTGAGCGCCGTGTCTTCCATCATCGACAGCCGCGATCCCGCCGAGATCGACCGGATCCTCGACGGGCTCCCCGACTTCCTGGGATACGCGTACCGGTTCGCGCTTCCCGCATCTCTGCTTCAGAGGAGCATCCGCTGA